From Amycolatopsis sp. YIM 10, the proteins below share one genomic window:
- a CDS encoding ClpP family protease: protein MSAPPSGLSLNDSVYEQLLRDRIVFLGSEVTDEVANRITAQLLLLAADDPDRDITFYINSPGGSVTAGMAIYDTMQLVQPDVATWGLGFVASMGQFLLSSGAPGKRFLLPNTRVLMHQPSAGIGGSAADVAIQAEVFGKMKRRIAEITASQTGQTVERITADADRDRWFDAEEALAYGFVDRIVGAAGSTAATG from the coding sequence ATGTCCGCGCCGCCGAGCGGGCTGTCCCTCAACGACTCGGTCTACGAGCAACTGCTGCGCGACCGCATCGTCTTCCTCGGCTCGGAGGTGACCGACGAGGTGGCGAACCGGATCACCGCGCAGTTGCTGCTGCTGGCCGCCGACGATCCGGACCGCGACATCACCTTCTACATCAACTCGCCGGGCGGCTCGGTCACCGCGGGCATGGCCATCTACGACACCATGCAGCTGGTCCAGCCGGACGTGGCCACCTGGGGCCTCGGTTTTGTCGCCTCGATGGGCCAGTTCCTGCTGTCCTCCGGCGCACCGGGCAAGCGCTTCCTGCTGCCGAACACGCGGGTACTGATGCACCAGCCGTCGGCGGGCATCGGCGGTTCCGCGGCGGACGTGGCCATCCAGGCCGAGGTGTTCGGCAAGATGAAGCGCCGGATCGCCGAGATCACCGCGAGCCAGACGGGCCAGACCGTGGAGCGGATCACCGCCGACGCCGATCGCGACCGCTGGTTCGACGCCGAGGAAGCCCTCGCCTACGGCTTCGTCGACAGGATCGTCGGCGCCGCCGGTTCCACCGCCGCGACCGGCTGA
- a CDS encoding DoxX family membrane protein produces the protein MAPLVILVVVTLVALVLGAAGVRRLKPWPVAVRGGLAAMFVATGVAHFVGMRAELVAMVPPSLPAPELLVTVTGVLELAGAAGLLWARTAPWAAGGLTLMLLAMFPANVHKAVTGIGLPWDDQLVPRTAMQVVFLAATLSVVVHHVRATTSQPVAAVEPAAPTILSTKP, from the coding sequence ATGGCGCCGTTGGTGATCCTGGTGGTGGTCACGCTGGTGGCACTGGTGCTCGGCGCGGCCGGTGTGCGGCGGCTGAAGCCGTGGCCGGTGGCCGTGCGCGGCGGGCTCGCCGCGATGTTCGTCGCGACCGGCGTGGCGCACTTCGTCGGCATGCGCGCGGAACTGGTGGCCATGGTGCCGCCGTCACTGCCCGCGCCGGAACTGCTGGTCACCGTGACCGGGGTGCTGGAACTGGCGGGCGCGGCCGGACTGCTGTGGGCGCGGACCGCGCCGTGGGCGGCCGGTGGCCTGACGCTGATGCTGCTGGCCATGTTCCCGGCGAACGTGCACAAGGCGGTCACCGGGATCGGCCTGCCGTGGGACGACCAGCTGGTGCCGCGGACCGCCATGCAGGTGGTCTTCCTGGCCGCGACGCTCAGCGTGGTCGTGCACCACGTGCGGGCAACCACTTCTCAGCCGGTCGCGGCGGTGGAACCGGCGGCGCCGACGATCCTGTCGACGAAGCCGTAG
- a CDS encoding TetR/AcrR family transcriptional regulator, with translation MPYHHGDLRRTMLTAAVEAITESGPASISLRELARRAGVSNAAPAHHFGDKAGLLTALATEGYDLLADAITEAREAGGGMIDMGVAYVRFAVEHRAHFDVMFRPDFYRADDEALAAARTRAGDALADGVAADPRTGPDHRLARVAAWSLVHGYATLVLSGALEQDAEPAVTARAIAGFLFPRTEK, from the coding sequence ATGCCCTACCACCACGGCGATCTCCGGCGGACCATGCTCACCGCCGCGGTCGAGGCGATCACCGAGTCCGGTCCGGCCTCGATCAGCCTGCGCGAGCTGGCGCGCCGCGCCGGGGTGTCCAACGCGGCACCGGCCCACCACTTCGGCGACAAGGCCGGCTTGCTCACCGCGCTCGCCACCGAGGGGTACGACCTGCTGGCCGACGCGATCACCGAAGCCCGCGAAGCCGGTGGCGGCATGATCGACATGGGCGTGGCCTACGTGCGGTTCGCCGTCGAGCACCGCGCGCACTTCGACGTGATGTTCCGCCCCGACTTCTACCGCGCCGACGACGAGGCGCTGGCGGCCGCGCGCACCAGGGCCGGGGACGCGCTCGCCGACGGGGTCGCCGCCGACCCGCGCACCGGCCCGGACCACCGCCTCGCGCGCGTGGCCGCGTGGTCGCTCGTGCACGGGTACGCCACGCTGGTGCTCAGCGGCGCACTGGAGCAGGACGCCGAGCCCGCCGTCACGGCCAGGGCGATCGCGGGTTTCCTGTTCCCCCGGACCGAAAAGTAG
- a CDS encoding bifunctional diguanylate cyclase/phosphodiesterase translates to MDQLIDVVRSRPFEPAPASRAGARLVELRCVGPDSLRRTLEVLGKALARDQPADRVVLTLGALTTGYSEAQREMFQKQQRELNRTLLDVEREARRQQAMTQAQFEEVFVGSASGVAVTELDGSLVRINAALGKTLNRAPADIAGVSLFDLIHPEDAAGLREGYRELLDGEINRLRIGRRLLTETGETMWVTLTGGVIRDASGKAERFVTIVDDDTDVSLLQRRLSHQALHDALTGLPNRQFFSTRLERALRLADPATGITVFHLDLDGFSVITDGLGPGSGDRLLRSVAGTLKAVVAEENAIVARLGGDEFGILIENTGSTPDIGTTIRRINQELAEPVYLDEHTGVAVSATFGVAHRPSPELAPSELLRATDMTLRRAQRNGHRQWQVFDPAQDARDRHDFSLAASMAGAWELGELEVVYRPAVRLEDRTTTAVEALLRWNHEREGALGHETCVELAGRTGLLLPLGEWLLRTACEKVRDGQKHVLVVGLTPEQAIDPDLVGTVRRALAETGLNPARLRLGFPVRALLAERGEAADNLRVLAEIGVYSEVLDFGAGGDVGCLGELPVRTVRLARRLVDRRHEASSLLVARSVANLIELAHLAGTTVLVDGIGTAEQADWWRQAGADAGFGPYFSV, encoded by the coding sequence GTGGACCAATTGATCGACGTGGTCCGCAGTCGCCCGTTCGAGCCCGCGCCGGCGAGCCGCGCGGGTGCGCGCCTGGTGGAACTGCGCTGCGTCGGCCCGGACAGCCTGCGGCGCACGCTGGAGGTGCTCGGCAAGGCGCTCGCCCGCGACCAGCCGGCGGACCGCGTTGTGCTCACCCTCGGCGCGCTGACCACCGGTTACAGCGAAGCCCAGCGCGAGATGTTCCAGAAGCAGCAACGCGAACTCAACCGCACGCTGCTCGACGTGGAACGCGAGGCCCGCCGCCAGCAGGCGATGACGCAGGCGCAGTTCGAGGAGGTCTTCGTCGGCTCGGCCAGTGGCGTGGCGGTCACCGAGCTGGACGGCAGCCTGGTGCGGATCAACGCCGCGCTGGGCAAGACGCTCAACCGCGCGCCCGCCGACATCGCCGGGGTCAGCCTGTTCGACCTGATCCATCCGGAGGACGCCGCCGGGCTGCGCGAGGGGTACCGCGAACTGCTCGACGGCGAGATCAACCGGTTGCGGATCGGCCGCAGGCTGCTCACCGAGACCGGTGAAACGATGTGGGTGACCCTGACCGGCGGAGTGATCAGGGACGCGTCCGGCAAGGCGGAGCGGTTCGTCACCATCGTCGACGACGACACCGATGTCTCGCTGCTGCAACGAAGATTGAGCCACCAGGCACTGCACGACGCGCTGACCGGCCTGCCCAACCGGCAGTTCTTCAGCACCCGGCTGGAACGGGCGCTGCGGCTGGCCGATCCGGCCACCGGCATCACCGTGTTCCACCTCGATCTCGACGGTTTCTCGGTGATCACCGACGGACTCGGTCCCGGCAGCGGTGATCGTCTGCTGCGCAGCGTCGCCGGCACGCTGAAAGCCGTGGTGGCCGAGGAGAACGCGATCGTGGCGCGGCTCGGCGGGGACGAGTTCGGCATCCTGATCGAGAACACCGGGAGCACGCCCGACATCGGCACCACCATCCGGCGGATCAACCAGGAACTGGCCGAGCCGGTGTACCTCGACGAGCACACCGGCGTGGCGGTGTCGGCGACCTTCGGCGTGGCGCACCGGCCCTCGCCCGAGCTGGCGCCGAGCGAACTGCTGCGTGCCACCGACATGACGCTGCGCCGGGCGCAGCGCAACGGGCACCGGCAGTGGCAGGTGTTCGACCCGGCGCAGGACGCCCGCGACCGGCACGATTTCAGCCTCGCCGCGTCCATGGCCGGGGCGTGGGAACTCGGCGAACTCGAAGTGGTCTACCGCCCGGCGGTCCGGCTGGAGGACCGCACCACCACGGCGGTGGAGGCCCTGCTGCGGTGGAACCACGAACGCGAAGGCGCGCTCGGCCACGAGACCTGCGTGGAACTGGCCGGGCGCACGGGATTGCTGCTGCCACTGGGTGAATGGCTGTTGCGCACGGCCTGCGAGAAGGTGCGTGACGGGCAGAAGCACGTGCTCGTGGTCGGCCTGACTCCCGAGCAGGCGATCGACCCCGATCTGGTCGGCACGGTACGGCGGGCGCTGGCCGAAACCGGGCTGAACCCGGCGCGGCTGCGCCTCGGCTTCCCGGTGCGGGCGCTGCTGGCCGAACGCGGTGAGGCCGCCGACAACCTCCGCGTGCTCGCGGAAATCGGGGTCTACAGCGAAGTACTGGACTTCGGCGCGGGTGGTGACGTCGGCTGCCTCGGTGAACTGCCGGTGCGCACGGTGCGGCTGGCCCGCCGACTGGTCGACCGCAGGCACGAGGCCAGCAGCCTGCTGGTCGCGCGTTCGGTGGCGAACCTGATCGAGCTGGCGCACCTGGCCGGGACCACCGTGCTGGTGGACGGCATCGGCACCGCCGAGCAGGCGGACTGGTGGCGGCAGGCGGGTGCCGACGCCGGGTTCGGCCCCTACTTCTCGGTCTGA
- a CDS encoding alpha/beta hydrolase, producing the protein MRTPTKLTAAMFACCALLGSTVVSASATAATAATAVSCSDTALPVSGPDGPTTVHGRFCLPASTTPDAVQLLVHGGTYNSAYWDIPEEPERNSYQRDMAAHGYATFAMDQLGAGRSGKPLSPQLLLPAAAKAVHEVVGHLRAGHVGGHAFGKVVLVGHSVGSGVVAAEAATYHDVDAVILSGMTHLPAVPVLALGVLFGLQPAFAEPRFLGSDLLYFTTKPGSREWLFYHRENADPGVIAADEATKDQVSVPGMGTVALFGIVLPVTKGIDVPVFQAVGENDVLFCGVLALRDCSTAEKLRAQEAPYYGPGARLSTYVLPGAGHSLALHRNAAAYREATRTWLSGELGLAPEGYHPIG; encoded by the coding sequence GTGAGAACGCCGACCAAGCTGACCGCCGCGATGTTCGCCTGCTGCGCTCTGCTGGGGAGCACCGTCGTGTCCGCTTCGGCCACCGCGGCTACGGCCGCCACCGCCGTCAGCTGCTCGGACACCGCTCTCCCGGTCAGCGGCCCGGACGGCCCGACCACCGTGCACGGCCGGTTCTGCCTGCCCGCCAGCACCACCCCGGACGCGGTGCAGCTGCTGGTGCACGGCGGTACCTACAACAGCGCGTACTGGGACATTCCCGAAGAGCCGGAACGGAATTCGTACCAGCGGGACATGGCCGCGCACGGGTACGCCACGTTCGCGATGGACCAGCTGGGCGCCGGTCGCAGCGGCAAGCCGCTCAGCCCGCAGCTGCTCCTGCCCGCGGCGGCGAAGGCGGTGCACGAGGTGGTGGGGCACCTGCGTGCCGGGCACGTCGGCGGCCACGCGTTCGGCAAGGTGGTGCTGGTCGGGCATTCCGTCGGTTCCGGCGTGGTCGCCGCGGAAGCGGCCACCTACCACGACGTGGACGCGGTGATCCTGTCCGGCATGACCCACCTGCCCGCGGTCCCGGTGCTCGCGCTCGGTGTGTTGTTCGGCCTGCAACCGGCTTTTGCGGAACCGCGGTTCCTCGGCAGTGACCTGCTGTATTTCACCACCAAACCGGGTTCGCGCGAGTGGTTGTTCTACCACCGGGAAAATGCGGACCCCGGCGTCATCGCCGCGGACGAGGCGACCAAGGACCAGGTTTCCGTTCCGGGTATGGGAACCGTTGCGCTTTTCGGCATTGTGCTTCCGGTCACAAAAGGCATCGACGTGCCGGTGTTCCAGGCGGTCGGTGAAAACGACGTGCTTTTTTGCGGGGTGCTCGCCCTTCGGGACTGTTCCACCGCGGAAAAACTGCGGGCGCAGGAGGCGCCGTACTACGGGCCGGGTGCGCGGCTGTCCACCTACGTCCTGCCTGGAGCAGGGCATTCCCTGGCACTGCACCGAAATGCGGCCGCCTATCGGGAGGCCACCCGAACGTGGCTGAGCGGGGAGCTAGGATTGGCGCCGGAGGGTTACCACCCGATTGGATGA
- a CDS encoding cytochrome P450: MAGEPESAPGRWPLLGHTVPLLRDPLGLFSAVRDRGDVVKLYLGPLPVYLVTTPELAWRLLVTDGPKFDKGIVFDKMRPLFGDGLATSNGELNRRQRRLVQPAFSRERIAGYTEQTITGLAAEFANSWQPGQVIAFDEQMQDFALTASGRTLFSTELGEEVLTEIQRSIPIMLRYVLLRAFSPKLVEKLPIPANRRFDAAAARLRRVITEAVVSARSSGADHGDLLSMLLLARDEETGDGMSDEQVRDEVITILTTGAETTAVALAWFFHELGQHPEVERRFHAEIDEVLGGRPVRFEDLPALEYTHRIIHEIGRRTPPLILMRRAREDTELGGVPIPAGAEVAVSQHTLHQDPRYFPDPGRFDPDRWTPERMAELPRGAFIPFGAGARLCPGHFLAPTEIAVAAVTIGARWRLVPVPGKPVRAKIKATMQPDRLPLRVTRRDTV, from the coding sequence GTGGCCGGAGAACCGGAATCCGCGCCCGGCCGGTGGCCACTGCTCGGGCACACCGTGCCGTTGCTCCGCGACCCGCTCGGCCTGTTCTCCGCGGTGCGTGACCGCGGTGACGTGGTGAAGCTGTACCTCGGCCCGTTGCCGGTTTACCTGGTCACCACCCCGGAACTGGCCTGGCGGTTGCTGGTCACCGACGGGCCGAAGTTCGACAAGGGCATCGTCTTCGACAAGATGCGCCCGCTGTTCGGTGACGGCCTGGCCACCTCCAACGGTGAACTGAACCGGCGGCAGCGCCGTCTGGTGCAACCGGCGTTCTCCCGCGAGCGCATCGCCGGGTACACCGAGCAGACGATCACGGGACTGGCCGCGGAGTTCGCGAATTCCTGGCAGCCGGGGCAGGTCATCGCCTTCGACGAGCAGATGCAGGACTTCGCGCTGACCGCTTCGGGGCGCACGCTGTTCTCCACCGAACTCGGGGAGGAGGTGCTCACCGAGATCCAGCGCTCCATCCCGATCATGCTCAGGTACGTGCTACTCCGCGCGTTTTCCCCGAAGCTGGTGGAAAAACTGCCGATCCCGGCGAACCGGCGGTTCGACGCTGCGGCCGCGCGCCTGCGCCGGGTGATCACCGAAGCGGTGGTGTCCGCGCGGTCCTCCGGCGCCGACCACGGCGACCTGCTCTCGATGCTGCTGCTCGCCCGCGACGAGGAAACCGGCGACGGCATGAGCGACGAGCAGGTGCGCGACGAGGTGATCACCATTCTCACCACCGGCGCGGAAACCACCGCGGTGGCGCTGGCCTGGTTCTTCCACGAACTCGGGCAGCACCCGGAGGTGGAACGCCGGTTCCACGCCGAAATCGACGAGGTGCTCGGCGGGCGCCCGGTCCGGTTCGAGGACCTGCCCGCGCTCGAATACACCCACCGGATCATTCACGAGATCGGCAGGCGGACCCCGCCGCTGATCCTGATGCGCCGCGCGCGCGAGGACACCGAACTCGGTGGTGTGCCCATCCCGGCCGGGGCCGAGGTCGCGGTCAGTCAGCACACATTGCACCAGGATCCCCGGTATTTCCCCGATCCCGGCCGGTTCGACCCGGACCGGTGGACGCCGGAGCGGATGGCGGAGCTGCCGCGCGGCGCGTTCATCCCGTTCGGCGCCGGCGCCCGGCTGTGCCCGGGACACTTCCTCGCGCCGACCGAGATCGCCGTCGCCGCGGTGACCATCGGCGCGCGCTGGCGGCTGGTGCCGGTGCCGGGAAAACCCGTGCGCGCCAAGATCAAGGCCACCATGCAACCCGATCGGCTGCCCCTGCGCGTGACCCGGCGTGACACCGTGTGA
- a CDS encoding SAM-dependent methyltransferase, with product MIPDLSWVPPEVDVNVPNPARVYDYWLDGDHHFPADRELGEQILRIMPGVRDAARLNRAFLRRAATYMVESGVRQFLDIGSGIPTVGNLHEIVQSIDPDCRVVYVDREPVAVAHSQLLLEGNDRCVALQADLRDVEEILTSPKTTALLDFAQPVGLFMLLLLHFVPDSWDPVALLARYRAQLVSGSFLAVSHVAADAGSAGLDEAIEAYRSTQNQPFPRTHDQVMRFFDGFEMVKPGLVGCAMWNPEGVGDMSEDPAINNLPYAGVGRLL from the coding sequence GTGATTCCGGATTTGAGCTGGGTGCCCCCCGAGGTCGATGTCAACGTGCCGAACCCGGCCAGGGTGTACGACTACTGGCTGGACGGCGACCACCACTTCCCGGCCGATCGTGAACTGGGGGAACAGATCCTGCGGATCATGCCGGGGGTGCGCGACGCGGCCCGGCTCAACCGCGCGTTCCTGCGCCGGGCGGCCACCTACATGGTGGAGTCCGGGGTCCGTCAGTTCCTCGACATCGGCTCGGGCATTCCGACGGTGGGCAACCTGCACGAGATCGTGCAGTCGATCGATCCGGACTGCCGTGTGGTCTACGTCGACCGAGAGCCGGTCGCGGTGGCGCACAGCCAGCTGCTGCTCGAAGGCAACGACCGGTGCGTGGCGCTACAGGCCGATCTGCGCGACGTCGAGGAGATACTGACCTCGCCCAAAACCACCGCACTGCTGGATTTCGCCCAGCCGGTGGGCCTGTTCATGTTGCTGCTGCTGCATTTTGTGCCGGACTCGTGGGATCCGGTGGCGCTGCTGGCCCGGTACCGCGCGCAGCTGGTCAGTGGCAGTTTCCTCGCCGTGTCTCACGTCGCCGCGGATGCCGGCTCGGCCGGCTTGGACGAGGCGATCGAGGCGTACCGGAGCACGCAGAACCAGCCGTTCCCGCGCACGCACGACCAGGTGATGCGGTTCTTCGACGGCTTCGAGATGGTCAAGCCGGGGCTGGTCGGCTGCGCCATGTGGAATCCGGAGGGCGTCGGCGACATGTCCGAGGACCCGGCGATCAACAACCTGCCGTACGCGGGGGTCGGCCGACTGCTTTGA
- a CDS encoding helix-turn-helix domain-containing protein, with product MSGGINYLDDPDRVLTALPPLRRRLLALLREPASATQLAARLDLPRQRVNYHLRALEAADLVEVAELRQRRGCVERILRVKPGALVVDPGVMREGEAEVPHDQYAAEHLVEVASSTVRDVARMQGEAAESGKKLLTFTIEAEVRFARPSQAQEFTDELTQAIAQLAERYESAGGRPYRIVVGGHPAAEQKERE from the coding sequence ATGAGCGGCGGCATCAACTACCTGGACGACCCGGATCGGGTGCTCACCGCACTCCCGCCGTTGCGACGGCGCCTGCTCGCCCTGTTGCGTGAGCCCGCGTCGGCCACGCAGCTGGCGGCCCGGCTGGACCTGCCCCGGCAGCGGGTGAACTACCACCTGCGCGCGCTCGAGGCGGCCGATCTGGTCGAGGTCGCCGAGCTGCGGCAGCGCCGGGGCTGCGTCGAGCGGATCCTGCGGGTGAAACCGGGCGCGCTGGTGGTCGATCCGGGCGTGATGCGCGAAGGCGAAGCGGAGGTGCCGCACGACCAGTACGCCGCCGAGCACCTGGTCGAGGTGGCCTCGTCGACCGTGCGCGACGTCGCCCGCATGCAGGGGGAAGCCGCCGAGAGCGGCAAGAAGCTGCTCACCTTCACCATCGAGGCCGAAGTGCGGTTCGCGCGACCGTCGCAGGCGCAGGAGTTCACCGACGAGCTGACCCAGGCCATCGCCCAGCTGGCCGAGCGCTACGAGAGCGCGGGGGGACGCCCGTACCGGATCGTCGTGGGCGGGCACCCCGCCGCGGAGCAGAAGGAGCGAGAATGA
- a CDS encoding SRPBCC domain-containing protein translates to MSEDHRPELEIRVPVTVETAWRALRDKESVLQWHGWQAADLDAEVDQIFFANAVEDAENHVLVADGGDRITVTADGDGARITLTRAPLSGNTEWDAYYRDITEGWIAFLQQLRFVLVHGITTPRRTHFFGTERSRADEAAARLGLSEVADVPPGSPYEAEIAGERVHGRVWFRSDSQLGLSVDEWGNGLLVFGGGMAIVTTYGLDDAEFEALGERWRERWPSASDSPVH, encoded by the coding sequence ATGAGCGAGGACCACCGGCCGGAACTGGAGATCCGCGTGCCGGTCACCGTGGAAACGGCCTGGCGTGCGTTGCGGGACAAGGAATCCGTGCTGCAGTGGCACGGCTGGCAGGCGGCCGACCTGGACGCCGAAGTGGACCAGATCTTCTTCGCCAACGCGGTCGAGGACGCGGAGAACCACGTGCTGGTCGCGGACGGCGGTGACCGGATCACCGTCACCGCGGACGGCGACGGCGCCCGCATCACCCTGACGCGGGCCCCACTGAGCGGCAACACCGAATGGGACGCCTACTACCGGGACATCACCGAGGGCTGGATCGCCTTCCTGCAACAACTCCGGTTCGTGCTCGTGCACGGGATCACCACCCCGCGCCGCACGCACTTCTTCGGCACCGAGCGAAGCCGTGCCGACGAGGCGGCGGCACGACTCGGTCTGTCCGAAGTGGCCGATGTCCCGCCGGGTTCCCCGTACGAAGCCGAAATCGCCGGTGAGCGAGTGCACGGCCGGGTGTGGTTCCGGTCGGACAGCCAGCTCGGGCTGTCCGTCGACGAATGGGGCAACGGCCTGCTCGTCTTCGGTGGCGGTATGGCCATCGTGACCACGTACGGCCTGGACGACGCCGAGTTCGAAGCACTCGGCGAACGCTGGCGCGAGCGCTGGCCGTCAGCCTCGGACAGCCCGGTTCACTGA
- a CDS encoding 4-hydroxybenzoate 3-monooxygenase, whose amino-acid sequence MTTRTRVAIIGAGPAGLLLSHLLHLEGIDSVLIERQSAEYVQARIRAGILEASTVELLKQAGVGTRLAAESMEHRGIYLQWPGERHHLDFVRLAGRSVSVYGQTEVTKDLMRAREEAGGQAFYQASEVALHDVGTDRPSVTFVDSDGRPQRLEAEVIAGCDGFHGPSRGAVPESVRNTWEREYPFAWLGVLAEVAPSTDELIYAWHPDGFAMHSMRSPRVSRFYLQVRPDEDIAEWSDDRIWTALTTRLEAGEPGWRLETGRITEKSVLPMRSFVATPMRHGRLFLAGDAAHIVPPTGAKGLNLAVADVALLARALTAWLREGSAGLAESYSDTALRRVWRCTHFSWWMTTMLHRHGDDFDAQLQLSQLRRTVGSTAAATELAENYAGLPIGYQ is encoded by the coding sequence ATGACGACGCGAACCAGGGTGGCGATCATCGGGGCCGGTCCGGCCGGACTGCTGCTGTCCCACCTGCTGCACCTCGAAGGCATCGATTCGGTGCTGATCGAGCGGCAGAGCGCGGAGTACGTGCAGGCCCGCATCCGCGCCGGCATTCTGGAGGCGTCCACGGTCGAGCTGCTCAAGCAGGCGGGCGTCGGCACCCGGCTGGCGGCCGAGTCGATGGAGCACCGCGGCATCTATCTCCAGTGGCCCGGCGAACGCCACCACCTCGACTTCGTCCGGCTCGCCGGGCGCTCGGTGTCGGTGTACGGCCAGACCGAGGTCACCAAGGACCTGATGCGCGCGCGGGAGGAGGCCGGTGGGCAGGCCTTCTACCAGGCTTCGGAAGTCGCGCTGCACGACGTCGGCACCGACCGCCCATCGGTGACCTTTGTGGACAGTGACGGGCGGCCGCAGCGACTCGAAGCCGAGGTGATCGCCGGATGCGACGGTTTCCACGGCCCGAGCCGCGGTGCCGTCCCGGAGTCGGTCCGCAACACCTGGGAGCGCGAGTACCCGTTCGCGTGGCTTGGTGTGCTGGCCGAGGTCGCGCCGTCCACCGACGAGCTGATCTACGCCTGGCACCCGGACGGTTTCGCCATGCACAGCATGCGTTCCCCGCGCGTGAGCCGGTTCTACCTCCAGGTGCGCCCGGACGAGGACATCGCCGAGTGGAGCGACGACCGGATCTGGACCGCGCTGACCACCCGCCTCGAAGCCGGGGAGCCCGGCTGGCGGCTGGAAACCGGCCGGATCACCGAGAAGAGCGTGCTGCCGATGCGGAGTTTCGTCGCCACGCCGATGCGGCACGGCAGGCTCTTCCTGGCCGGCGACGCGGCGCACATCGTGCCGCCGACCGGGGCGAAGGGCCTGAACCTCGCGGTCGCCGACGTCGCACTGCTGGCGCGGGCGCTGACCGCCTGGCTGCGCGAGGGTTCGGCCGGGCTCGCGGAGTCCTATTCGGACACCGCGCTGCGCCGGGTCTGGCGGTGCACGCACTTCTCCTGGTGGATGACCACCATGCTGCACCGCCACGGCGACGACTTCGACGCCCAGCTCCAGCTTTCGCAACTGCGGCGCACGGTCGGCTCGACGGCCGCGGCCACCGAACTCGCGGAGAACTACGCCGGTCTGCCGATCGGCTATCAGTGA
- a CDS encoding IclR family transcriptional regulator, whose product MVKPAHGESVVSRVVRIVETFGSDTPALRVSDVARRAGLHVATASRLIDELSRHGWLERDEDRRVRVGVRLWELASRASPTLGLREAAMPFMEDLHAVVGHHTQLGVRQGREVLFVERLSAPNAVLNITRVAGRLPLHVSSSGLVLLAHAPAEVQEEVLAGPLKPQTGNTPVTVTDPARLRRLLADVRRDGYVVCRGFIDEETAGVAVPVRGPGEQVLAALSVIVPNDRNTRAQVPALRAAARGVSRVLSSQ is encoded by the coding sequence ATGGTCAAGCCCGCGCACGGGGAGTCCGTGGTGTCCAGAGTGGTGCGGATCGTCGAGACCTTCGGGTCGGACACCCCGGCACTGCGGGTCTCCGACGTCGCCCGCCGGGCCGGGTTGCACGTGGCGACCGCGTCCCGGCTGATCGACGAGCTGAGCAGGCACGGCTGGCTCGAACGCGACGAGGACCGCCGCGTCCGCGTCGGCGTCCGGTTGTGGGAGCTGGCCTCGCGGGCCTCGCCGACCCTCGGGTTGCGCGAGGCCGCGATGCCGTTCATGGAGGACCTGCACGCGGTGGTCGGTCACCACACCCAGCTCGGCGTGCGGCAGGGGCGGGAAGTGCTGTTCGTGGAACGGCTTTCGGCGCCGAACGCGGTGCTCAACATCACCAGGGTGGCCGGGCGGCTGCCGCTGCACGTGTCCTCGTCCGGGCTGGTGCTGCTCGCGCACGCCCCGGCCGAGGTGCAGGAGGAGGTGCTGGCCGGGCCGCTGAAACCGCAGACGGGGAACACCCCGGTCACGGTCACCGACCCGGCGCGGCTGCGGCGCCTGCTGGCCGACGTCCGCCGCGACGGGTACGTGGTCTGCCGCGGGTTCATCGACGAGGAGACCGCCGGGGTCGCGGTGCCGGTGCGCGGGCCGGGGGAGCAGGTGCTCGCGGCCCTTTCGGTGATCGTGCCCAACGACCGCAACACGCGCGCGCAGGTCCCGGCCCTGCGCGCGGCGGCGCGCGGGGTTTCCCGGGTGCTGTCTTCTCAATGA